In the Coleofasciculus chthonoplastes PCC 7420 genome, one interval contains:
- a CDS encoding retroviral-like aspartic protease family protein: MSIQSQNTMGKVFTQLTIINRADQIRAEDGTIAPEQIRSLTLENVLVDTGATTLCLPSDAIASLGLKILKEVDVATAMGIGKARIFRDATLSIFGREGTFECLELPGGADALLGVIPLEALGLDIDVQNQTLKPLPISPTDTYLTIL, translated from the coding sequence ATGTCAATTCAAAGCCAAAACACAATGGGAAAAGTTTTCACCCAATTGACAATTATTAACCGAGCTGACCAAATTCGGGCAGAAGATGGAACAATTGCACCTGAACAAATTCGGTCACTCACGCTGGAAAATGTATTGGTAGACACAGGAGCCACGACTTTGTGTTTGCCATCAGATGCAATTGCTTCACTGGGACTAAAAATTCTCAAAGAAGTCGATGTTGCGACAGCCATGGGTATTGGCAAAGCCCGAATTTTTCGAGATGCTACCCTATCTATCTTTGGTAGAGAAGGAACCTTTGAGTGTTTGGAATTACCCGGTGGTGCAGATGCGCTTTTGGGCGTGATACCGTTAGAAGCATTGGGTTTAGACATAGATGTGCAAAATCAAACCTTGAAGCCGTTACCCATCAGTCCAACAGATACCTATTTGACAATTTTGTAG
- a CDS encoding serine/threonine-protein kinase, with amino-acid sequence MSYCINPNCPNPENSTTQKFCQTCGTKLILAERYRPLRLLGAGGLGRTLLAEDESQPSKPYCAIKQFYPQGQNNSPKAAQLFHQEAERLKELGNHPQIPAFLAYFEQDTCQYIVQEFIDGQNLNQELSQLGAFSEKQICSLLSDLLPVLQFIHQGNVIHRDIKPENIIRRRRDNKLVLVDFGAAKYATWTILAKTGTTIGSAGYAAPEQTFGKAVFASDIYSLGVTCIHLLTQMQPFDLYEPLESGFIWRQYLVNNPISHNLAGLLDKMIDPVMKQRHQSVEQVLQYFHHLGTNKVTIQPTISSQPLNVNASLINTIRGHSDRISTITFSPDKKSLASGSVDKTIKLWQVSMAWEIRTFGGWFSGNHSKEITCLAFSPDGKYLVSGSRDETLRLWQVKTGKQRVSVKSHNGGVDSVAFNPKKRLLVSCGRDNKIRICQSQTLKTIQVLSSRSSGFNCVAFSPDGQILASGSGYRTIKLWYVPHWQRLGTLAGHINSVDAIAFSPDSMILASGSSDATIRLWDIRTLTQTALIQGNFPQVRSLAFSPDGRLLASCGGDNRIKIWDVATGQECCTLEGHTDIVQVVAFSPDGQTLASGSCDKTIKIWRVW; translated from the coding sequence TTGAGCTACTGTATTAATCCAAACTGCCCCAACCCTGAAAACTCAACAACTCAAAAATTTTGCCAAACCTGTGGCACAAAACTTATCCTAGCAGAACGATATCGTCCGCTTCGGCTTCTAGGTGCTGGAGGATTGGGTAGAACCCTGTTAGCCGAGGATGAATCCCAACCCTCAAAACCTTACTGCGCCATCAAACAATTTTATCCCCAAGGACAAAACAATTCCCCGAAAGCTGCCCAATTATTTCACCAAGAAGCCGAACGCTTAAAAGAATTAGGCAACCATCCCCAAATCCCGGCATTTTTAGCCTATTTTGAGCAAGATACTTGTCAGTACATTGTCCAGGAATTCATCGATGGACAGAATCTGAATCAAGAGTTATCCCAACTCGGTGCTTTTTCTGAAAAGCAGATTTGCTCTCTGCTGAGTGATTTACTTCCCGTACTGCAATTTATTCATCAAGGTAATGTCATTCATCGAGATATTAAACCTGAGAATATTATCCGGCGGCGTCGCGATAATAAATTAGTTCTCGTCGATTTTGGGGCGGCGAAATATGCTACTTGGACAATATTAGCAAAAACCGGGACAACCATTGGTTCTGCTGGATATGCTGCACCTGAACAAACCTTTGGTAAAGCTGTCTTTGCTAGCGATATCTATAGTTTGGGCGTTACTTGCATTCACTTGTTAACCCAGATGCAGCCCTTTGATTTATATGAACCGCTAGAAAGTGGGTTTATCTGGCGACAGTATTTAGTCAATAATCCAATTAGTCATAACTTGGCTGGACTGCTGGACAAAATGATTGATCCGGTGATGAAACAGCGACATCAATCAGTTGAGCAAGTTCTCCAATATTTCCATCACTTGGGAACAAATAAGGTAACGATTCAACCAACTATTTCATCGCAACCCCTAAACGTTAATGCTTCGCTTATCAATACAATTCGGGGTCATTCGGATAGAATCTCCACTATAACCTTCAGCCCCGATAAAAAAAGTCTGGCGAGTGGTAGTGTTGATAAAACCATTAAACTGTGGCAAGTGAGTATGGCATGGGAAATTCGTACATTTGGTGGCTGGTTTTCTGGGAACCATAGTAAGGAGATAACTTGTCTGGCATTTAGCCCGGATGGAAAATATCTAGTCAGTGGAAGTCGGGATGAAACCCTCAGATTATGGCAGGTAAAAACTGGGAAACAACGGGTTAGTGTCAAAAGTCATAACGGTGGCGTTGATTCAGTCGCATTTAACCCGAAGAAACGTCTTTTGGTAAGTTGCGGTAGAGATAACAAAATTCGGATTTGTCAGAGTCAAACGTTGAAAACGATACAGGTTTTATCCAGTCGCTCCAGTGGATTTAATTGTGTCGCCTTTAGTCCCGATGGACAAATCTTGGCGAGTGGAAGTGGGTATCGAACCATTAAACTGTGGTATGTTCCCCACTGGCAAAGGCTGGGGACTCTAGCCGGACATATCAATTCCGTTGATGCGATCGCGTTTAGTCCTGATAGTATGATTCTAGCTAGTGGCAGTTCAGACGCGACGATTCGGTTATGGGATATTCGCACTCTGACTCAAACCGCCCTAATTCAAGGGAATTTTCCCCAAGTGCGTTCCCTCGCCTTTAGTCCCGATGGGCGTCTCCTCGCCAGTTGCGGTGGTGATAACAGGATTAAAATTTGGGATGTTGCAACTGGACAAGAATGCTGTACTCTCGAAGGACATACGGACATCGTTCAAGTTGTGGCATTTAGCCCCGATGGACAAACTTTGGCAAGTGGGAGTTGTGATAAAACGATTAAAATTTGGCGTGTTTGGTAA
- a CDS encoding alpha-hydroxy acid oxidase, whose amino-acid sequence MTQPINLFEYESLAHQQLSRMALDYYASGAWDEVTLRDNRTAFEKFKLLPRMLVDVSQRDLSTTVLGQSLSLPILIAPTAFQCLAHPEGEIVTAKVAANVGSAMVLSTMSTQPLEEVALTSKQVQSDSQTDSHSPLWFQLYVHRDRALTQNLVERAEAAGYSALCLTVDAPVLGCREKDKRNQFTLPLGMQLANLVHRDIPETVGESGLFAYFVQQLDPSLTWQDLEWLQSLTKLPIIVKGILRGDDALRAVEHGAKAVIVSNHGGRQLDSAIASIDALSEVVTAVGDQVDVLMDGGIRRGTDVLKALALGAKAVLVGRPVLWGLAVAGEAGVQHVLELLRDELDVAMALSGCAKVQDIDQSLLTQSL is encoded by the coding sequence ATGACTCAACCCATCAACCTTTTCGAGTACGAATCATTAGCCCATCAGCAGTTATCTCGCATGGCGCTAGATTATTACGCCAGTGGCGCTTGGGATGAAGTAACCTTACGCGATAATCGGACAGCGTTTGAGAAATTCAAACTTCTTCCCCGCATGTTAGTTGATGTCAGTCAGCGAGATTTAAGTACAACGGTTTTAGGGCAATCTCTCTCCCTACCCATTCTAATTGCGCCGACGGCATTTCAATGTTTAGCCCATCCAGAAGGGGAAATCGTGACAGCAAAGGTAGCGGCTAACGTGGGTTCAGCGATGGTATTGAGTACCATGTCCACTCAACCGTTAGAAGAGGTGGCATTGACATCCAAACAGGTACAGTCAGACTCTCAGACAGATAGTCATTCTCCATTATGGTTTCAACTCTATGTGCATCGCGATCGCGCTTTGACTCAAAACTTAGTTGAACGGGCGGAAGCGGCGGGGTATAGCGCCCTCTGTCTCACCGTCGATGCGCCTGTTTTAGGGTGTCGAGAAAAGGATAAACGCAATCAGTTTACCTTACCCCTGGGGATGCAGTTGGCAAATTTAGTCCATCGCGATATTCCGGAAACAGTCGGCGAATCCGGGTTATTTGCCTATTTTGTCCAACAGCTTGACCCCAGCTTGACATGGCAGGATTTGGAATGGTTGCAGTCCTTGACAAAACTACCAATTATTGTTAAAGGAATTTTACGGGGGGATGATGCACTGCGGGCGGTGGAACATGGGGCAAAAGCCGTGATTGTCTCCAATCATGGCGGTAGACAATTAGATAGTGCGATCGCGTCAATTGATGCTCTTTCGGAAGTGGTTACGGCTGTAGGTGATCAAGTCGATGTGCTTATGGATGGAGGGATTCGCCGTGGCACAGATGTCCTTAAAGCCTTAGCATTAGGGGCGAAAGCGGTGTTAGTGGGGCGTCCGGTATTGTGGGGATTAGCCGTGGCGGGAGAAGCGGGCGTACAGCATGTCTTGGAATTGTTGCGGGATGAGTTGGATGTGGCAATGGCATTGAGTGGTTGTGCCAAGGTACAGGATATTGATCAAAGTTTACTCACGCAATCCTTGTAG
- a CDS encoding CoA-acylating methylmalonate-semialdehyde dehydrogenase, with the protein MHLKNLLPNYINGKWCPSSATESLQVVNPATVDVLAQVPLSPQEDVDTAVEAAAVAFSDWRRIPPPTRVQYLFKLKVLLDENLDELARTITLECGKTLKESKAELRRAIENVEVACGIPMLMQGYNLEDVARGIDEIMIRQPVGVTAIISPFNFPGMIPFWFLPYAIACGNTCIVKPSEKVPLTMQKVFELLEATGLPKGVVNLVNGAKTVVDAILEHPKIRAISFVGSSPVAQYVYSKGAAHGKRVQCQGGAKNPLIVLPDADMEMTTRIAADSAFGCAGQRCLAASVAVTVGEARHSFTDAIASAAQTRVVGYGLDEGVEMGPVISRDSQTRIEGLIQQGADEGAKVLVDGRKVKISGYEQGNFIRPTILENVNPDSSLSQTEIFGPVLSLMHLDTIEDAIALVNGGQWGNMACLFTSSGAAARQFRYEAEAGNIGINIGVAAPMAFFPFSGWKNSFYGDLHGQGRQAVEFFTQTKVVVERWFKDWSRQF; encoded by the coding sequence GTGCATCTCAAAAATCTGTTACCGAACTATATCAATGGCAAATGGTGTCCCTCCAGCGCCACGGAATCGCTTCAGGTGGTTAATCCGGCTACGGTTGATGTTTTAGCCCAAGTCCCTTTATCGCCTCAAGAAGATGTAGATACGGCGGTGGAGGCGGCGGCGGTTGCTTTCTCCGATTGGCGGCGGATTCCTCCACCAACCCGAGTCCAATATCTGTTTAAACTTAAGGTTTTATTAGACGAGAATTTGGACGAATTAGCCCGCACAATTACCCTGGAATGCGGTAAAACCCTAAAGGAATCAAAAGCTGAATTACGACGGGCAATTGAAAATGTGGAAGTCGCCTGTGGGATTCCGATGCTGATGCAGGGGTATAACCTGGAAGATGTTGCCCGGGGGATTGATGAAATCATGATTCGTCAACCTGTGGGAGTAACAGCGATTATTTCGCCGTTCAATTTTCCGGGTATGATTCCCTTTTGGTTTCTACCTTATGCGATCGCCTGTGGGAATACCTGTATTGTTAAACCTTCGGAAAAAGTTCCGTTGACGATGCAAAAGGTGTTTGAGTTATTAGAAGCGACGGGATTACCGAAAGGGGTAGTCAATTTGGTGAATGGGGCAAAAACCGTCGTGGATGCGATTTTAGAACATCCCAAAATTCGCGCCATTAGTTTTGTCGGATCATCCCCGGTGGCACAGTATGTATACAGCAAAGGCGCTGCTCACGGTAAGCGGGTGCAATGTCAGGGTGGGGCGAAAAATCCCCTGATTGTTCTCCCGGATGCAGATATGGAAATGACCACTCGAATTGCTGCCGATAGTGCCTTTGGCTGTGCGGGACAACGGTGTCTGGCGGCGTCTGTGGCGGTTACTGTGGGGGAAGCACGGCATAGTTTTACCGATGCGATCGCGTCTGCGGCTCAAACTCGTGTCGTCGGCTATGGGTTGGATGAAGGGGTAGAAATGGGACCGGTGATTAGCCGTGACAGTCAAACCCGGATTGAGGGATTGATTCAACAGGGTGCTGATGAAGGTGCAAAGGTATTAGTAGACGGGCGCAAGGTGAAGATTTCCGGGTATGAGCAAGGGAATTTTATTCGACCCACAATTCTGGAAAATGTCAACCCCGACAGTTCTCTATCTCAAACGGAAATATTTGGTCCGGTGTTGAGTTTAATGCATCTGGACACTATTGAAGACGCGATCGCATTAGTCAACGGGGGTCAATGGGGAAATATGGCGTGTTTATTTACCAGCAGTGGTGCCGCCGCGCGACAGTTTCGGTATGAAGCCGAAGCGGGGAATATTGGCATTAATATTGGCGTAGCCGCACCGATGGCATTCTTTCCCTTTAGTGGTTGGAAAAATAGTTTTTATGGCGATTTACATGGACAGGGGCGACAAGCTGTGGAGTTTTTTACTCAAACAAAAGTGGTGGTAGAACGCTGGTTTAAAGATTGGTCACGTCAGTTTTAA
- a CDS encoding YybH family protein has protein sequence MSAKVVVPPKGDSYVELKSKIGSKLANIPSYLSNWKPISLYKLFPTMPLMHNPVNMFRRVSRSLSVLFTGYRKPLSKPLSFKERGFDFSPGCEKSGSLSAKTKAYSLNGSMILLFALGLTLGWATAAKAEDPATAPPQLKELLAQIDAAANRRDVEGVMQFYSQDFKHSDGLTHAQMEEALKQLWERYPQLTYRTELQSWENQGDGIVAETVTTVTGTQPNNGTMVKLESMLRSRQRYENQQIVSSEILAERSQLTSGVNPPNLQVILPEQVRIGQSFNFDAIVQEPLGDNLLLGTALEEPISRDRYSQPSDLELDLLSAGGIFKVGRAPLTPQDRWISAVLIRGDGMTMITRRLNVVDR, from the coding sequence GTGTCAGCCAAGGTCGTTGTTCCTCCTAAAGGCGACTCTTATGTCGAGTTAAAATCGAAAATTGGCAGTAAATTGGCGAATATACCATCTTATCTGTCCAATTGGAAGCCAATTTCTTTATATAAACTATTTCCTACGATGCCCCTAATGCACAATCCGGTCAATATGTTTCGTCGCGTTTCCCGTTCCTTGAGCGTACTTTTCACGGGATATAGAAAACCTCTCTCCAAACCTCTATCCTTCAAGGAGAGAGGCTTTGACTTCTCCCCAGGGTGTGAAAAGTCAGGTTCCTTGAGCGCGAAAACCAAGGCGTATTCCCTGAACGGGTCAATGATTTTGCTCTTCGCCCTGGGTTTAACCCTGGGATGGGCAACGGCAGCAAAAGCCGAAGATCCCGCAACCGCCCCACCTCAGCTTAAAGAACTCCTGGCGCAAATCGATGCAGCCGCAAATCGCCGGGATGTGGAGGGTGTGATGCAGTTCTATAGCCAGGATTTCAAACATTCTGACGGTTTGACTCACGCCCAGATGGAGGAAGCCCTGAAGCAACTGTGGGAACGCTATCCTCAATTGACGTATCGCACCGAGTTACAGTCTTGGGAAAATCAAGGGGATGGGATTGTGGCGGAGACAGTCACCACCGTAACCGGAACTCAGCCCAACAACGGTACAATGGTGAAACTCGAATCCATGTTGCGATCGCGCCAACGTTACGAAAATCAACAAATCGTCTCCTCGGAAATATTGGCAGAACGTTCCCAACTAACCTCTGGCGTCAATCCTCCCAACCTGCAAGTGATTTTACCAGAACAGGTGCGTATTGGTCAGTCGTTTAACTTTGATGCGATCGTCCAAGAACCCCTGGGAGATAATCTACTATTGGGAACAGCCTTAGAAGAACCGATTAGTCGCGATCGCTACAGCCAACCCAGTGACTTGGAATTGGATTTACTATCCGCAGGCGGAATTTTTAAAGTAGGACGAGCGCCCTTAACACCCCAGGATCGCTGGATTTCAGCCGTTTTGATTCGCGGTGATGGGATGACGATGATTACTCGACGCTTAAATGTGGTTGATCGGTAA
- the murG gene encoding undecaprenyldiphospho-muramoylpentapeptide beta-N-acetylglucosaminyltransferase, whose translation MADTPIRLLIAASGTGGHLFPALALAQQLPEYQIEWLGVPNRVEQAVIPQHYPLHTISVEGFQKPLGLNTVRVFGRLVGSIRQVQRLIQTRQFDALFTTGGYIAGPAIIAARLQGLPVILHESNAIPGKVTRWLSPFCDQVALGFDAASKYLPKAQTVTVGTPVRADFYKPQPLDLPIPDDVPLIVVVGGSQGAVSVNQLVRQCAKSWFEMGAWIVHLTGEKDPEASTLEHPHYIGLPFYNNMAALLQRANLAISRAGAGSLTELAITGTPAILIPYPYAAEDHQSFNAASFAQKGAALVFPQSELSPELLESKVSYLLKSPEILQQMAEKAASLAVTDSAEQLATLMRQLVEKK comes from the coding sequence TTGGCTGACACTCCAATTCGCTTATTGATTGCTGCCAGTGGCACAGGAGGACACTTATTTCCGGCGCTGGCGTTAGCTCAACAGTTACCAGAGTACCAAATTGAGTGGCTGGGCGTACCGAACCGTGTGGAACAAGCGGTGATTCCCCAACACTATCCCCTGCACACGATATCGGTTGAAGGCTTTCAGAAACCCTTGGGACTCAATACGGTTCGCGTTTTTGGGCGTCTCGTGGGTTCCATCCGACAAGTGCAGCGACTGATCCAAACTCGGCAATTTGATGCTCTGTTTACCACAGGCGGTTATATTGCCGGACCTGCGATCATCGCAGCACGGTTACAGGGATTGCCTGTCATTTTACATGAATCCAACGCCATTCCCGGAAAAGTCACCCGTTGGCTGAGTCCCTTCTGTGATCAGGTGGCGCTCGGATTTGACGCCGCCTCCAAGTATTTACCCAAAGCCCAAACCGTCACCGTGGGTACACCGGTTCGGGCTGATTTCTATAAGCCTCAGCCGTTAGACTTACCGATTCCTGATGATGTGCCGTTAATTGTCGTGGTTGGCGGTTCCCAAGGGGCGGTGAGTGTGAATCAACTCGTGCGTCAATGCGCCAAGAGTTGGTTTGAAATGGGCGCTTGGATAGTCCATTTAACCGGAGAAAAAGACCCAGAGGCTTCCACCTTAGAGCATCCTCACTATATTGGACTGCCATTTTATAACAACATGGCAGCGCTACTGCAACGGGCGAATTTAGCCATTAGTCGGGCGGGTGCGGGTTCGTTAACCGAACTGGCGATAACCGGAACCCCTGCTATTTTAATTCCTTATCCTTACGCCGCAGAAGATCACCAAAGCTTTAATGCGGCTAGTTTTGCCCAAAAAGGGGCGGCTCTGGTTTTTCCGCAATCTGAACTCAGTCCCGAATTACTCGAAAGTAAGGTATCCTATTTGCTCAAATCTCCAGAAATTCTCCAGCAAATGGCAGAAAAAGCGGCATCGTTAGCGGTGACGGATAGTGCAGAACAATTAGCCACGTTGATGCGTCAGCTTGTGGAGAAAAAATAA
- a CDS encoding N-6 DNA methylase produces MAKAVKYEQILLFSFDSDKDSYYLTFKKLYYHLYSNSSSSRAERIIEDISKILLCKLLIDKGNVTNILDSYMEGKGTANELLLPELRKNYPSAMDESDRFSLGDSSIKSSFKVLSDINLVESPSYIIGEAFQALIGPKLRGDKGQFFTPRSLVKTMVSIADPKPYSKVVDPACGTGSFLSESYNYWIETTGETLLPDNHYSLVGLDKDKDISRLATATLEIIAPNNYSVFTTDSLDINHLIASGFSSKIFDADVVLTNPPFGAKIGVTRESILEQYDLGHHWYFSSTENSWIKSDKVRKNQDPQILFIELCVKILKPGGVLGIVLPEGVFGNKQTGYIWDYLHQEGIITALLDCPRTTFQPGTDTKTNVLFFQKFKDKSHNKTRYPIKVPIAVALHCGHDRRGRVTLENGQKYPDDFITIAHEFKDNNSSKYWSNCEVNNPYYWVPRFYDASLSKSIQKKAFEMHADLASFDELIKSGYIAIRKGHEVGSQAYGTGNIPFIRTSDIANWEVSVDPTNAVSEEIFQKYAKYQKLKTGDILLVVDGRYRIGRTAILHSNNIKSVIQSHFKIITVTTQAPFNSYELLYILNMPLILQQMRSLTFIQSTLGSIGKRLGQLQIFIPTQTEEWITEISNFERLLSARASILSELQKFHTPEPEL; encoded by the coding sequence ATGGCAAAAGCGGTAAAATATGAGCAAATTTTGCTTTTCTCTTTCGACTCTGACAAAGATAGCTATTATTTGACCTTTAAGAAGCTTTACTACCATCTCTATTCTAATAGCTCATCTAGCCGTGCTGAACGTATCATTGAGGACATATCAAAAATTCTTCTTTGTAAACTACTAATTGACAAAGGAAACGTTACCAATATATTAGATAGTTATATGGAGGGTAAAGGTACAGCGAACGAGTTGCTTTTACCAGAACTTCGGAAGAACTATCCATCCGCCATGGATGAATCTGACAGATTTAGTCTTGGAGATTCATCAATTAAAAGCAGTTTCAAAGTTTTATCAGATATTAATTTAGTTGAGTCGCCTTCCTATATTATTGGTGAGGCTTTTCAAGCCCTTATCGGGCCAAAGCTGAGAGGAGATAAAGGGCAGTTTTTTACTCCTAGAAGCTTAGTGAAAACAATGGTAAGCATTGCCGACCCGAAGCCATATAGTAAAGTTGTCGATCCGGCTTGTGGCACGGGCAGCTTCCTATCAGAAAGTTACAATTATTGGATCGAGACTACAGGTGAAACACTCTTGCCAGATAATCACTATTCGTTAGTTGGTCTAGATAAGGATAAAGATATCTCCAGACTTGCAACAGCTACTCTAGAAATTATTGCACCCAATAACTACTCAGTATTTACAACGGATTCACTCGACATAAATCATTTAATTGCTTCTGGATTTAGCTCTAAAATATTTGATGCAGATGTAGTTTTAACAAATCCTCCATTTGGGGCAAAAATTGGAGTCACTAGAGAAAGTATTCTGGAACAATATGATCTGGGTCATCACTGGTACTTTTCATCTACTGAGAATTCTTGGATTAAAAGTGACAAAGTTCGTAAAAATCAAGATCCACAAATTTTGTTCATTGAATTATGTGTAAAAATCCTTAAGCCAGGTGGAGTTTTAGGAATCGTATTACCCGAAGGGGTTTTCGGTAACAAGCAAACTGGATACATTTGGGACTATCTTCATCAAGAGGGTATTATCACAGCTCTTCTGGACTGCCCTCGTACAACATTTCAACCTGGGACAGATACAAAAACCAATGTTCTTTTTTTTCAAAAGTTTAAGGATAAATCTCACAATAAAACTAGATATCCTATTAAAGTTCCTATTGCAGTCGCTTTGCATTGCGGTCATGATCGTCGAGGACGGGTAACCCTAGAAAATGGACAAAAATATCCCGACGATTTTATTACCATTGCTCACGAATTCAAGGATAACAATAGTTCTAAATATTGGTCGAATTGTGAAGTCAATAATCCCTATTATTGGGTACCAAGATTTTATGATGCTTCTTTAAGTAAAAGTATTCAAAAAAAAGCTTTTGAGATGCATGCTGATTTGGCATCCTTTGATGAGCTTATTAAAAGTGGCTATATTGCTATTAGGAAAGGGCATGAAGTCGGCTCTCAAGCCTATGGAACTGGCAACATTCCCTTTATTAGAACGTCTGACATTGCGAATTGGGAAGTCTCTGTAGATCCGACTAACGCTGTTAGCGAGGAAATTTTTCAAAAATACGCTAAATACCAAAAACTTAAAACGGGTGACATATTGCTGGTTGTAGACGGAAGATACCGAATTGGACGTACAGCAATTCTTCATTCCAATAACATCAAAAGTGTTATTCAAAGTCACTTTAAAATTATTACAGTTACGACTCAAGCACCCTTTAACAGTTATGAACTACTGTATATCCTTAACATGCCTTTGATACTTCAGCAAATGAGGAGTTTAACCTTTATTCAATCAACGCTGGGAAGCATTGGAAAAAGATTAGGGCAGTTGCAAATATTCATTCCAACTCAAACAGAGGAGTGGATCACTGAGATCAGCAATTTTGAGCGTCTCCTTTCAGCTAGGGCATCTA